From the genome of bacterium:
CGACATGAACCACATGGGGCTGGGGATCATCAGCTTCACGATCCGCGATGTCCGCGACAACGTGGGCTATCTGGATTCGCTTGGCAAAGCGCGCACCGCGCAGGTCAAGCGCGACGCGCAGGTCGGCGAGGCCGAAGCGACGAGGGATGCGAACATCGCGATCGCCGAGGCTCAACGTGACGCAACCATTCGCAGCGCCATTGCTCAGCAGGAAGGTGAAACCGCCAAACTCGCGGCGCAAACCAAGGTTGCAGAAGCGACGCGGGATTACGAAATAAACGTTGCACAGTTCACCCAGGCGACCAACTTGAAGAAGGCCGAGGCCGACCTCGCATACGACCTGCAGAAAAATACATCCATGCAGAAAGTTCGCGAGCAGGAAGTCCAGATCGAAATTGTGGAAAAAACAAAGCGCATCGAGGTTCAGAATTTGGAAATCGAGCGCAAACAGAAAGAACTTGAGTCCACCGTGTATAAGCCCGCCGAGGCGGAGAAGTACCGCATTCAACAGCTCGCGGACGCGGAGCAATACAAGCTGACGCAGGTCGCGAAGGGCGCCGCGGACGCGGAAAAGGCGCGAGGCTTCGCCGCCGCCGACGTTGTCAAGGCCCAAGGCGATGCGGAGGGCTCGGCAATCAAAGCCAAGGGTTTGTCCCAGGCGGAGGTTATCCAGGAGCAGGGTTTGGCCGAAGCCCGTGCGATGGAGCAAAAGGCCGAAGCTTGGAAGAAGTACAACGAGGCCGCGATAATCTCGCTCTTCGTCGAGAAGTTCCCGGAAATCGCGTCCGCGATAAGCGCGCCGTTATCCAAGGTGGACAAGATCGTGATGATCTCGAACGGCGACGGCGGCAGCGGAGCAAGCCGCATCACGAAGGACGTGACCGACATCGTGGCGCAACTTCCGGTCGTACTGGAGGCAGTCACGGGGATTGACATGAAGGAGCTGGTAAAAAGACTGCCGGAAATCGGCAAGGCTTTGCCGCAGAAAGACTAGCCCGGGGACTGATTCCGAAAGGGTACAATTGTGCGGTCCGGAGTATTCTATTTCCGGACCGCGTTTTTTTTCGCGTAATCGGAGATGATGGAAATGCGCAAATTTTCCAGTAAGGCGTTCTTGGCTTTGTTCGCCGGCGCTTCGTTCTTGATTTTGATTGCCGCAAATGGGAATTGCCAGCAGGCGACGGGCGGCGGAGAGCGTGCTGCCGCGACTGCCGCAGGCGTCGAGGACGAAGAGCTTGCTTTGATGGCGCTTCTTGCGGCGGACTGGACGAACGTGGAGGCGCACATGCGGTTGGGCGGCTATCGCGAGCGCCAGAACCAGCCCTCCCTCGCTGCGGCCAGTTACGAACAGGCCGCTTCGCTTTTCACCGTTTTGCTGGCTTCTCCGGACGAAAAAGCGCGCGGCTTCGCGCGCGCGGGGCTGATCGCGGCGAGCGAGCGGCTGGCGTTGATCAAGAGGGCGCCGGGGCCATCCCCGGAGGCGTTGAAGTGGGAAGAGCAGGCGTTTTTTTTGGGAAGCGGCAATCCCGCGGTGCTGGCTTTGCTGGCGGAGGACTATCTATCGTTCAGGCGGTACAACGCGGCGCTGGCGGTTTGCGACAAGGGGGTTTCGATTCCGCCACGCGGCGATTCAGATCCGGACGCCGCCGAAGTACGGCACCTTCGCGGGATATCTCTTTACTATTTGGGCGATTTCGACGCAAGCGCGGCCGACTACGCGGAGGCGGAAAAGCTGGGTCTCAAAACGGTCGAGCTGTACGGCAACTGGGCGTTCACGCTGGAGGGCCAGGAGCGCTGGATGGACGCGCTTGCGATGTGGACGAAGGTCGCGACAATGGACGTGCCCGCGGAAAACAAGGCGATGGTTGAAGAGCACATCGCAAAATGCAAGGGGAGGGCGGCACAGTAGCTTTCGACGCGATGTGATTGCTTAGTGGTGATTTTGGGTGGCAAGGTGGAAATGTTATGCTCAACGACATCAAGTATGTCCCGAAAGGATGGGGGGGGGAGTACTGGATACACAACGACGAGTTGTATTGCGGAAAGAAATTGGTGCTGAAGGCCGGCAAGCGCTGCAGCATCCACTTCCACAAACTAAAGACGGAAACGTTTTATGTCCAAAGCGGACGGCTCAAGATGG
Proteins encoded in this window:
- a CDS encoding flotillin family protein codes for the protein MSNALFHLSELAVLQSSFFAGLSKALFSVIGGLFILLLIILWIWASRYVKVGPNQVLVVSGRRHRVRTPDGKMIQRGFRVVKGGGVFVWPIIEKVDVMSLEIMTIDVRTPEVYTKLGVPILVDGIAQIKIKSDDISVGTAAEQFLSKGINEIQRIAQQTLEGHMRAIMGTLSVEDVYSNRDAFAQKVAEVAATDMNHMGLGIISFTIRDVRDNVGYLDSLGKARTAQVKRDAQVGEAEATRDANIAIAEAQRDATIRSAIAQQEGETAKLAAQTKVAEATRDYEINVAQFTQATNLKKAEADLAYDLQKNTSMQKVREQEVQIEIVEKTKRIEVQNLEIERKQKELESTVYKPAEAEKYRIQQLADAEQYKLTQVAKGAADAEKARGFAAADVVKAQGDAEGSAIKAKGLSQAEVIQEQGLAEARAMEQKAEAWKKYNEAAIISLFVEKFPEIASAISAPLSKVDKIVMISNGDGGSGASRITKDVTDIVAQLPVVLEAVTGIDMKELVKRLPEIGKALPQKD
- a CDS encoding cupin domain-containing protein codes for the protein MLNDIKYVPKGWGGEYWIHNDELYCGKKLVLKAGKRCSIHFHKLKTETFYVQSGRLKMELWHPDGREEVLEMKAGDSLHLPPGLVHRFTGIEDSEIFEFSTQHFDSDSYRIEKGD